The following nucleotide sequence is from Fructobacillus americanaquae.
AAAGAACAAAACCAAACATCGTGCCCAAACCATAGGTTAAGCGACCATCAAAGTTAGCGGCTAAAACAAAAAAGATGGCCATCAGCATCGAATAAACATAATAAACACTTAAAGCCACGACCGGAACATTTTGGTCAAAAGCAACCGTTAGGCTTTTTTGGGATTCCTTTTTGGTTAAACCAAGTTGCTGTAAGAAAGTTGTAATCGGACCGTTTTGTGTTGCCAGCTGATTGCGGGGAGGCAGGGTTTTTGTCCAACCGAATCGGACCATGCCGCCAAACAAACCAGCAAGGGCACCAACCCAGGCTGCGTTAAAAATGATGTTGAACATAGAACTGTTTCTCCTCAAATAATTCTTTTTAATCATAACACTTTGACCTTAGAAAAAGCAGTGTTATAATGCAGAAAAAGACGATTGGAGTCACACTTATGCAGATTCAAGTGACAACCGAAGATGGCTACTTACCAGCCGCTTATAGCAAGTTTGCCACCGAGAACGAAAAATCAGGTCGCTACCCGATTCAATCATTTCCTTTTGAGGTAAAAGACCTCCCCTCTGGTACCAAGTACCTAGCGTGGGCCTTCATTGATT
It contains:
- a CDS encoding DUF1440 domain-containing protein, with protein sequence MFNIIFNAAWVGALAGLFGGMVRFGWTKTLPPRNQLATQNGPITTFLQQLGLTKKESQKSLTVAFDQNVPVVALSVYYVYSMLMAIFFVLAANFDGRLTYGLGTMFGFVLWVVIDIVFLPAMKTIPFFWHRSVYELTVEMAGYLIFGWAVYLVALGLPVSGVYL